One segment of Candidatus Peregrinibacteria bacterium DNA contains the following:
- a CDS encoding glycosyltransferase, with protein MKHILLFGAGPLPDSEHPMCNAGGLRTYQFLRALQNSHRVKVILIGDEYDHGIWKNDRTFEISRRSPHLFIKIAEIYAKQKFDAVIAVNTFPAYVASEVIDSSVPFWADLNGWIMAEIQAQSSELQHNAFIAQAWEQEKAILLRADGISTVSRAQRFATLGELASLGRLTKEVFLENFVHAIPNVPQNLLSQRNHDEKKYFRGTRVPENAFVLLQVGGFNNWLDATTMFHGTEEAMKENDHIYFVTTGGSIPNIAENTFSRFKKMVKASPYQDRFIFLGWIEPEYIPKVYEESNVGIMADILCIETETGARNRLTEMLQFGLPLITTEGSEIAHDIRKWQCGQVVESGNFVEIKNSILELEKNKELLLTYSKNAGEVCRNILVNELVCTPIRLWLEKDIPLSAHSWRVLLDSARMFSKMKAGIQYLRAKGPLQFSRKLIQKLKKH; from the coding sequence ATGAAACACATTCTCCTTTTTGGAGCGGGCCCACTTCCAGACTCAGAACATCCGATGTGTAATGCCGGAGGTCTCAGAACATACCAGTTTCTTCGTGCTCTTCAAAATTCTCATCGCGTAAAAGTTATCCTCATTGGAGATGAGTATGACCACGGAATTTGGAAGAATGATCGCACTTTTGAAATTTCCAGAAGAAGTCCTCATCTCTTTATAAAAATCGCTGAAATTTATGCGAAACAAAAATTTGATGCTGTTATTGCGGTGAATACATTCCCTGCGTATGTTGCCTCAGAAGTAATTGATTCGTCAGTTCCTTTTTGGGCGGATCTCAATGGATGGATTATGGCGGAAATACAAGCGCAAAGCAGTGAGCTTCAGCACAATGCATTTATTGCTCAGGCATGGGAGCAAGAGAAAGCAATTCTCCTCAGAGCAGACGGCATTTCAACTGTTTCACGCGCACAGCGATTTGCAACGCTAGGAGAACTCGCATCTTTGGGACGACTTACGAAGGAAGTATTTCTGGAAAATTTTGTTCATGCCATTCCAAATGTTCCACAAAATCTTCTCTCTCAAAGGAACCACGATGAAAAGAAGTATTTTCGAGGGACAAGAGTCCCAGAAAATGCGTTTGTTCTCCTTCAAGTTGGCGGATTTAATAATTGGCTTGATGCCACAACGATGTTTCATGGAACTGAAGAAGCCATGAAAGAAAATGACCATATTTATTTTGTGACAACTGGAGGAAGTATTCCGAATATCGCTGAGAATACTTTTTCTCGATTTAAAAAAATGGTAAAGGCATCTCCTTATCAAGATCGATTTATTTTTCTCGGATGGATCGAGCCGGAGTATATTCCCAAAGTATATGAAGAAAGTAATGTGGGAATAATGGCTGATATTTTGTGCATTGAAACAGAAACAGGCGCGAGAAATCGGCTTACAGAAATGCTCCAATTCGGTCTCCCCTTGATCACCACAGAAGGAAGTGAAATAGCACATGATATTCGAAAATGGCAGTGTGGACAGGTTGTCGAAAGTGGCAACTTTGTCGAAATCAAAAATTCAATTTTAGAGCTTGAGAAAAACAAAGAACTTCTTTTGACATATTCAAAAAATGCTGGCGAAGTTTGTCGAAACATCCTGGTAAATGAACTCGTATGTACTCCAATCAGGTTGTGGCTCGAAAAAGACATCCCTCTCAGCGCTCATTCGTGGAGAGTCCTTTTAGATTCTGCCCGTATGTTTTCAAAAATGAAGGCCGGAATTCAATACTTGCGAGCAAAAGGTCCTTTGCAATTTTCTCGGAAGCTCATCCAGAAGCTCAAGAAACATTGA